A single Amia ocellicauda isolate fAmiCal2 chromosome 9, fAmiCal2.hap1, whole genome shotgun sequence DNA region contains:
- the LOC136758651 gene encoding tubulin beta-4B chain encodes MREIVHLQAGQCGNQIGAKFWEVISDEHGIDPTGTYHGDSDLQLERINVYYNEATGGKYVPRAVLVDLEPGTMDSVRSGPFGQIFRPDNFVFGQSGAGNNWAKGHYTEGAELVDSVLDVVRKEAESCDCLQGFQLTHSLGGGTGSGMGTLLISKIREEYPDRIMNTFSVVPSPKVSDTVVEPYNATLSVHQLVENTDETYCIDNEALYDICFRTLKLTTPTYGDLNHLVSATMSGVTTCLRFPGQLNADLRKLAVNMVPFPRLHFFMPGFAPLTSRGSQQYRALTVPELTQQMFDAKNMMAACDPRHGRYLTVAAVFRGRMSMKEVDEQMLNVQNKNSSYFVEWIPNNVKTAVCDIPPRGLKMAATFIGNSTAIQELFKRISEQFTAMFRRKAFLHWYTGEGMDEMEFTEAESNMNDLVSEYQQYQDATAEEEGEFEEEEGEEELA; translated from the exons ttctgGGAGGTGATCAGCGACGAGCACGGCATAGACCCCACTGGGACCTACCATGGAGACAGTGACCTGCAGCTGGAGAGGATCAATGTGTACTACAATGAAGccacag GTGGCAAGTATGTGCCCCGTGCCGTTCTTGTGGACCTGGAGCCTGGCACCATGGACTCTGTGCGGTCGGGACCCTTCGGGCAGATCTTCAGACCCGACAACTTTGTGTTTG GCCAGAGTGGTGCCGGAAACAACTGGGCCAAGGGCCACTACACTGAGGGGGCGGAGCTGGTGGACTCCGTCCTGGATGTGGTGAGGAAGGAGGCGGAGAGCTGCGACTGTCTGCAGGGCTTCCAGCTCACGCACTCCCTGGGAGGCGGCACTGGCTCCGGCATGGGCACCCTGCTGATCAGCAAGATCCGCGAGGAGTACCCCGACCGCATCATGAACACGTTCAGCGTGGTGCCCTCGCCCAAGGTGTCGGACACTGTAGTCGAGCCCTACAACGCCACCCTGTCTGTGCACCAGCTGGTGGAGAACACAGACGAGACCTACTGCATTGACAATGAGGCTCTGTACGATATCTGCTTCCGCACGCTCAAGCTGACCACGCCCACGTACGGAGACCTCAACCACCTGGTCTCTGCCACCATGAGCGGCGTCACCACCTGCCTGCGCTTCCCCGGGCAGCTGAACGCCGACCTGCGCAAGCTGGCCGTCAACATGGTGCCCTTCCCCCGCCTGCATTTCTTCATGCCCGGCTTCGCCCCCCTCACCAGCAGAGGCAGCCAGCAGTACCGCGCCCTCACGGTGCCTGAGCTCACCCAGCAGATGTTCGACGCCAAGAACATGATGGCCGCCTGCGACCCGCGCCACGGGCGCTACCTGACGGTGGCAGCGGTGTTCCGTGGGCGCATGTCCATGAAGGAGGTGGACGAGCAGATGCTGAACGTGCAGAACAAGAACAGCAGCTACTTTGTGGAATGGATCCCCAACAATGTGAAGACCGCCGTGTGCGACATCCCTCCACGCGGCCTGAAGATGGCCGCCACCTTCATCGGCAACAGCACGGCCATCCAGGAGCTGTTCAAGCGCATCTCCGAGCAGTTCACCGCCATGTTCCGCCGCAAGGCCTTCCTGCACTGGTACACCGGGGAGGGCATGGACGAGATGGAGTTCACCGAGGCCGAGAGCAACATGAACGACCTGGTGTCCGAGTACCAGCAGTACCAGGACGCCACGGCCGAGGAGGAGGGCGAGttcgaggaggaggagggagaggaggaattGGCCTAA